A window of Rhododendron vialii isolate Sample 1 chromosome 11a, ASM3025357v1 genomic DNA:
ATCGTGATCGTATCATAATTATATTGtgtaatcttttccttttctagaCATAGGTTTGTCCTATTTATATGTGTATTAACCTTGTCTTCAATGTATTATGAACAGCAGCAATAATATTTCGTTATCTATTTTTCTGTCTCTCGTCTCTAATTTgtatcatggtatcagagcaggttaAACCCTAACCTGTTCATCTGTTTCTCTATTGTTGTCTTCTTTCTCCCTCAGTAgcccctctctcttcctcaaGTACATCTCAAAAAATCTCTCTACCTTAGAAAATCTCAAAAATGACCTTCACCAACAACAACCCAATTACTTCTGACGACTGACAAGCCTTACCCAGTCACTTCTAACTCCGACGAACCTCCACGAGGCCCGATCTGTGACTTGCAACAACTCGCCGACCCCCGTAAGAAACCGATGACCCTTGTCTTGTACAACCTCTGACAACCCTCCATCAACTAGACCCATCATCTGATCTGATATATCTGTATCTGCTTTGACATCCTCAGATATGAAACCCATGACTATTCCAACAGCCTTTTCTTCTGGTATTTTTTTATCTGATCAAGGTGGTGTTATTATCTCTTTGTTCTACACCTATTTTGGTATTTTCTGATCAAGTATTCTGCATCTGTTTTATTGGATATTCATCATGTCTGGAGATAAAAATTAGGGTATTAGTTTTATTCTGACTGGTAACAACTACTCCTACTAGGCAAATGTCATGCaaaattttggttttggcaAGGGAGTGTGGGGACATGTGGATGATTAGACACCACAACCATCCGATCCGAAATTCGCTAATTATAACAAATGGACTATAACCAATGCGCGCACAAATTCTTACTTGATTCCATAACTCAGTTGACCCACATATTGGTatgaatttttcaaaacttaatACATCAAAGAAAGTGTGGGATTATTTGAAAGCAAAGTATCTTGAGTCCAATTTTGCAAAACAGTATGAGCTTGAATTATCCATTCGTCATGCTAGTCAAGTTGATAAGACTATTCAGGAGTTTTATAACGAGATGACTAGTTATTGGGATCAGTTAGCTCTTATGAAACCTGCTGAGCTACagtctgtagggaggtattcccgaacaagtgCAAATAGTAATCGAACACATGGTATACAGGGACCACGCAATAAATAAGGTAAGGTAAGCCGCTGTGGAAGGCGGTGGTCAGCGATAAGGTCcgatgacatgagaagtcattggacCAAGCAGTCTATTCGGCAGATAAGGACaaaagacatgagaagtcattaaTCCAAGTAATTGATAGAGACCAATAACATGTTTTGTCACTGGTCAAGGTGgcctgttcggcaatgaggAGGCTGAACAGGGAAAGAACTCTTGAGAAAGCAGCCTCGAGTGCCAAAGCGGAGGGAACACTCTAGAAGGTTCTAGAATAGTGGTGTTTTGTAAGGAATAAGATCTCGAGAATGTAGGGTCTAGTacagatacccaacgggaatgggatgttcggcttgttgtGGAAAAGAGTCcaaaaaggactaaggtaatgaattgaCAAAGGAACAAGAATCCAGAATGTCCTGATTTCCTATACAAGACAAGGAAACCTAGgacaataaggatgcttggaaaGCAAGCAAGCATACGCCTATATAAACAAGGTTAGCCTGTAggtaaaaggtatgcaatatGTTGCATTCAATCACACTTTCCTACTATTAATTAGGGTTTCTGtccagtacgtgatactaactttgaaATCGGAGGGTCTTTCCCACGTGAGGCAAAGGTGCATTCACCCcttatctattttgcagattagggttccgatgacAGTACTAAGGTTCTGATCAGACACCATGAGGAGCCGTTGTGTTCTCTGCGCTGCTATAATCGTTATCAGATTTTTCCCACTTATAATTGGTCTGTGGGAAGCAAAAgagttctctttgaaaaacgaccatggtggaaggaGGTCCAAAGACACCGCTCGACCCAAAGAACCTGCTAGGTGGGGgaggagataaatccccaccaggcacTCCGAGAAAGCCCAATTGCGGACATGGGAAGAAAACAACCAACAAGAGCAACCCCCTGACCGTCCTGGATGGCTCCAAGAATAGGGAGGGCAGGACGGCCATAGAGTTCACAcggaggagtaaatcccatcgaggagGGGAGTCAGTTGCACACTCAAAAAGCGTGCACAACAGTGAAGACATCCTTGACAAAAAGAGGCAAGAGATCGAGGAATTTGCTCATTTGATCAAGAGACGAGAACACGAGATTCGAGAGATAGAACGGATTCAAGAGCATCCTAAGGACTCTGGACTTTCACGAAGAAATTCTAGGGGAGACAGATATGCAATGGTGGAGTACAAGaaggctccttcacgaagaAGAAAGAGCAGGAGTAGGAGCCCTACTCCAAGATGGAAAGAAACTTCcccacaaaaaagaagaagcagaagtctAAGCCGAGCTTCAGAATAGCGAAGGGattcttcacgaaaaagaagTAGGCGCCGAAGCCCCACCCCCGAAGAAAAGGGGACCAGGAAGCACCATAGGGACatgtacgagagacctgatacTGATTGGGCCAAGGTCGTGGCTTACAAAACTAAGGAGCATGAGGATCGAACAATGACTGCACTAGAAGCAGCATGGAAAGCCATAAGTAACATAGCGGCTTCCCCCTTCGCAAGAAAACTGCAAGAAGCACAGTTGctgagcagagtgaagcacggtgcgttcgttcTTTATAAGACAAACGCAGACCcagtagctcacatacaacattaccagcaggctatgttcatgcatgatggggatgatgccattatgtgcaagatgttcccatcaagtcTAGGGAAGGTGTCTTTATCTTTGTTCCATAAACTGGGACCGCGCTCCATATGAGGATGGAGGCAATTGGCTGAGGAGTTCACTACTCAGTTCTTGACAAGCAGGAGAGCCCCAAAGATGTTTGAAAGCCTCTCCACAATGAAGCAGGGGGAGAGTGAGCCGATCAGGGACTATGctaagaagtactgggagactttcaacgagattgaaagttgtagCAAAGAATATGCCATTGCTACATTCAAAACTgggttgcctgttcggggagagttgcgCCAATCATTGAACATGAATCCGGTAGCAATGTTGGCTAAATTAATGGAGCGTATCGAGCAACATGCCAGGATGGAGGACGACATACTCTGTGAGGATGGCAAGattgttgccgaacagacgAAGGGGCCTACAAAGAAAGTAGACAAACCAGAACCTAAGACTTACAGAGAAAGGAAAAAGTAtaggcaggctaagaaagagccgtgcAAAGAAAGGCAAGTACCTGATCCCAAGTCGTTCTTTCAATAACAATGGTTTGGAAAGAACCCATTTATAGAATTCTTTAGCGAATAAAGAATTGGCCCTATTTTAAGTGGCCCCCAAGATTGGAAGGAGATAAAAATGAGAAGTGGGCTACGagtcagcactgcagttaccacaaagattggggccacctGACTGAGGATTATaagatgtttaaaaggcaccttgatgatctaGTCTCTCGAGGTTACCTCAAGGAGTTTATCTAGGAAGAACCTAGAGATAATGGGAAAGCATTGGAGATAGATTatgaacagaatccaaaaggtgtgatccatatgatacatgggttggccacaccttatatgagaaatgaggtgaggctGCTCCAAAGGCAAGTCAAACACGACCAGCATGTTATGCGGTTGGGAAGCAAAAGAGGACGAGAAAATGAAATATGCAACGATGGCATAGTCTTTACAGTTGAAGATTTAGGGGAAGTCCAGCTTCCTCATAACGATGCTTTGTTCATcaccctacgaattggggagTATGACATTGAAAGAATCTtggtggactc
This region includes:
- the LOC131306812 gene encoding uncharacterized protein LOC131306812; this translates as MYERPDTDWAKVVAYKTKEHEDRTMTALEAAWKAISNIAASPFARKLQEAQLLSRVKHGWRQLAEEFTTQFLTSRRAPKMFESLSTMKQGESEPIRDYAKKYWETFNEIESCSKEYAIATFKTGLPVRGELRQSLNMNPVAMLAKLMERIEQHARMEDDILCEDGKIVAEQTKGPTKKVDKPEPKTYRERKKYRQAKKEPCKERQVPDPKSFFQ